A genomic window from Paenibacillus sp. FSL K6-0276 includes:
- a CDS encoding polynucleotide kinase-phosphatase: MEEQRERQRTISFPHAGIIVLVGPSNSGKTTLLRRLVDEGTLLQTEIVSSDDYRTMLGDTDFMDWKNRPREEADIIFNDYQLLSSLAFEAMNSTIAMRCRLGKLTVVDATHLQEDFRKQYLDLADKHNVPCMAWVLDVPEETLLERDIQREHPRGRQRVKQQYGQFKRSLRSIKDEGFTSTYFLKNTEAVLFERKQNPLWVEIGAGLDIVGDIHGCYEEMIELLERLDYKIDKQGLYKHPDGRQLISVGDVMSRGPESLKTMRFWKKHVDAGIARMIDSNHGWKIARYLDGRKVTLSHGDENIAAELEAFALEAGDEEVKRLREELKQFLLSAPSHLLFGRNGVRRVVVTHAGIRDEYIGKQSKRIQDFCRYGDTDGMDGKGAPVRKEWYVEHESGEIIVWGHDPRPFPTVVKNTVNIDQGAVFGGSLTAYRYPEQQFVSVKAKRDYAGDPDSPLIRWERGRFSPPNLRKFVEGYSVQTDLYGEVTVRGEFVKAAIDTVSHFTVPLEELVYIPPTMSPPPSVSMDENYLEHPREAFAYFRAQGVKTMIAEKKHMGSRAILLLFRDEEAALSYVGRPTLGTIYTRTGRAFFDRDTEFEVLRRLNEDLVRANYFAKNNTDLLLLDAEIVPWNLKARELISSQYAHVAEAALLDREHLLEKLREAERSGRDVASWILEMEGKLQNAHLFKDAFQKYCWDVSGLNGIKIAPFHTLAHSSQTFFEHSHLWHMEHNRELAELSPLFMETEYRTVCNEADEEQVIRWWEKMTEDGHEGIVIKPETFITRNGDKMVQPALKVRGRKYLHIIYGIDYLQPDNLVRLKQRKTSKKERHALMECALSRESVERFIRKEPIERVHECVLAAMSLESDPVDPRL, encoded by the coding sequence ATGGAAGAGCAAAGGGAAAGGCAGAGAACTATTTCTTTTCCGCATGCAGGAATTATTGTACTAGTTGGTCCCTCTAATAGTGGCAAGACCACTTTACTGCGGAGATTAGTGGATGAAGGAACGCTGTTGCAGACTGAAATCGTCTCATCAGATGATTACCGTACGATGCTTGGTGACACTGATTTTATGGATTGGAAGAATCGTCCCCGCGAGGAAGCGGATATTATTTTTAATGATTATCAGTTGCTCTCGAGTTTAGCCTTTGAAGCAATGAACTCAACGATTGCCATGCGCTGCCGACTAGGAAAGCTGACGGTGGTGGATGCTACACATTTGCAAGAGGACTTCCGTAAGCAATATTTAGATTTAGCAGACAAGCATAATGTTCCATGTATGGCCTGGGTGCTCGATGTTCCAGAGGAAACGCTGCTAGAGCGGGATATTCAGCGTGAGCATCCACGCGGTCGCCAGCGGGTCAAGCAACAATACGGACAGTTCAAGCGTTCGCTGCGCAGCATTAAGGACGAGGGCTTCACTTCGACTTATTTTTTAAAAAATACAGAGGCAGTTCTTTTTGAGCGTAAGCAGAACCCACTTTGGGTTGAAATCGGCGCAGGGCTTGATATTGTCGGCGACATTCATGGTTGTTACGAAGAGATGATCGAGCTGCTGGAAAGATTGGATTATAAGATAGACAAGCAAGGGCTGTACAAACACCCCGATGGTAGGCAGTTAATTTCTGTGGGTGATGTAATGAGTCGGGGGCCGGAATCGCTGAAGACGATGAGGTTTTGGAAAAAGCATGTGGATGCTGGAATCGCCCGCATGATCGACAGCAACCATGGCTGGAAAATCGCCCGTTACCTAGATGGCCGCAAAGTCACATTGAGTCATGGAGACGAGAATATCGCCGCTGAGCTGGAGGCATTTGCGCTAGAAGCAGGGGATGAGGAAGTAAAAAGGCTTAGAGAAGAACTCAAACAGTTTCTGTTGTCCGCACCTAGCCACTTGTTGTTTGGCCGTAATGGCGTGCGGCGGGTCGTAGTTACCCATGCAGGAATTCGCGATGAATATATCGGTAAACAGTCAAAGCGGATTCAGGACTTCTGCCGATACGGGGACACTGATGGTATGGACGGCAAGGGTGCTCCTGTAAGGAAAGAATGGTATGTCGAACACGAATCTGGAGAGATCATCGTCTGGGGGCATGATCCTAGACCTTTCCCTACAGTGGTTAAAAACACAGTGAACATCGACCAAGGCGCTGTCTTTGGCGGATCGTTAACTGCGTACCGTTATCCTGAACAACAATTTGTTAGTGTTAAAGCAAAGCGTGATTATGCAGGTGACCCAGATAGTCCGTTGATTCGCTGGGAGCGGGGGAGATTCTCGCCGCCTAACCTGCGTAAATTCGTAGAGGGCTATTCAGTTCAGACGGACCTTTATGGAGAGGTAACTGTACGTGGAGAATTCGTTAAAGCAGCGATAGATACGGTCTCTCACTTCACGGTTCCACTAGAGGAACTGGTGTATATCCCACCGACCATGAGTCCGCCGCCTTCAGTGTCTATGGATGAGAACTATTTGGAGCATCCGCGTGAAGCTTTTGCTTATTTCCGGGCACAAGGTGTTAAGACAATGATTGCGGAGAAAAAACATATGGGCAGCCGGGCCATCCTGTTATTATTCCGGGATGAAGAGGCGGCGCTATCGTATGTGGGTAGACCGACGCTAGGCACGATTTATACACGTACAGGTCGAGCCTTTTTTGACAGGGATACTGAATTTGAAGTGTTACGTAGGCTGAATGAGGATCTCGTACGGGCGAATTATTTTGCGAAAAACAACACGGATTTGCTGCTCCTAGATGCGGAGATCGTACCGTGGAACTTGAAAGCGCGTGAGCTGATTTCCTCTCAATATGCCCATGTGGCTGAAGCTGCTTTGCTGGATCGGGAGCATCTTTTGGAGAAGCTGCGTGAGGCCGAACGGTCAGGGCGAGATGTTGCCTCATGGATACTGGAAATGGAGGGAAAGCTCCAGAATGCTCATCTTTTTAAGGATGCTTTCCAAAAGTATTGCTGGGATGTAAGTGGATTAAACGGGATCAAGATTGCACCATTCCATACCCTTGCGCATAGCAGCCAAACTTTTTTTGAACACAGTCATCTTTGGCATATGGAGCATAATCGTGAACTAGCTGAGTTGTCACCTTTATTTATGGAGACTGAATACCGCACGGTTTGTAACGAAGCTGACGAGGAACAGGTGATCCGTTGGTGGGAAAAGATGACGGAGGACGGGCATGAAGGGATTGTCATCAAGCCGGAAACTTTTATAACACGTAATGGAGATAAAATGGTTCAGCCTGCACTTAAGGTGAGAGGGCGTAAATATCTGCATATTATCTATGGGATAGATTATTTACAGCCGGACAATCTTGTACGCCTCAAGCAGCGCAAAACAAGCAAAAAAGAGCGTCATGCCTTGATGGAATGTGCGCTTAGCCGGGAATCGGTGGAACGTTTTATTCGAAAAGAGCCGATAGAACGTGTACATGAATGTGTGCTTGCTGCGATGTCTTTGGAGTCTGATCCGGTAGATCCACGATTGTAG
- a CDS encoding Glu/Leu/Phe/Val dehydrogenase: protein MELFAAMERDDYEELLFCQDKASGLKAIIAIHDTTLGPALGGTRMWTYATEEDAIVDALRLAKGMTYKNAVSGLNLGGGKTVIIGDPKKDKNEAMFRAFGRYIQGLNGRYITAEDVGTTEEDMNIIYQETDYVTGTSPTYGSSGNPSPATAYGVYQGMKAAAKAAFGSDSLEGKTVAVQGVGNVAFSLCKHLHEEGAQLIVTDIHKEAVGRAVEAYGAKAVDPADIISTDCDIYAPCALGATINDESLQVIKAKVIAGAANNQLKESYHGDALHEMGIVYAPDYVINAGGVINIADELNGYNKERAFKQVSKIYDNITRVLEISRLNGIPTYAAANQLAEERISLLRNSRSTFLRNGQHALSRRSLRG, encoded by the coding sequence ATGGAATTGTTTGCAGCAATGGAGCGGGACGATTACGAGGAACTGTTGTTTTGTCAGGATAAAGCCTCAGGATTAAAGGCCATCATCGCAATTCATGATACGACTTTAGGGCCCGCACTGGGTGGAACACGGATGTGGACCTATGCTACAGAAGAGGATGCAATTGTTGACGCGCTTCGATTAGCGAAAGGAATGACATACAAAAATGCAGTATCCGGCCTGAATTTAGGTGGTGGGAAAACAGTTATTATAGGGGACCCCAAGAAGGATAAGAATGAAGCTATGTTCCGTGCTTTTGGGAGATACATACAGGGCTTGAATGGACGCTACATAACAGCTGAGGATGTTGGCACTACAGAAGAGGATATGAACATTATCTATCAGGAGACAGATTATGTTACAGGTACATCTCCTACATACGGTTCCTCGGGTAATCCGTCTCCAGCTACGGCTTACGGCGTATACCAAGGGATGAAGGCAGCGGCCAAAGCAGCATTTGGCAGTGATTCACTTGAAGGGAAGACTGTAGCCGTTCAAGGCGTTGGGAATGTGGCTTTTTCGCTGTGCAAGCATCTTCATGAAGAGGGCGCTCAGCTTATCGTAACTGATATTCATAAAGAAGCTGTGGGGCGCGCAGTAGAGGCTTATGGCGCCAAAGCCGTCGATCCCGCAGATATTATCAGTACAGACTGTGATATCTATGCTCCGTGTGCACTCGGAGCAACGATCAATGATGAGTCCCTACAAGTAATTAAGGCGAAGGTGATCGCAGGAGCAGCCAACAATCAATTGAAAGAATCCTATCATGGCGATGCTCTTCACGAAATGGGCATTGTATATGCTCCTGATTATGTGATTAATGCCGGTGGCGTTATTAATATCGCGGATGAGCTGAACGGCTATAATAAGGAACGTGCGTTTAAGCAGGTTTCAAAAATATACGATAACATCACCCGCGTGCTGGAAATCTCACGTCTGAACGGAATTCCCACTTATGCGGCTGCAAATCAGCTTGCAGAGGAACGGATATCCTTATTAAGAAATAGTCGTAGCACCTTCCTGCGTAATGGTCAACATGCACTTAGCAGAAGATCACTACGGGGATAA
- a CDS encoding AAC(3) family N-acetyltransferase, whose translation MHTTASLIRQLQELNLDPHGTILVHSSLKSIGEVDGGANTVLDVLSEYMKDGLLVLPTHTWAYINADNPRFSVLDSPSCVGILPELFRKRLGVIRSWHPTHSVAALGADAKEFTTGDERWDTPCARGSVWGKLLDRKAEIVLLGVDLRRNTFIHGIEEWVDTPGRMTDSHEELYTVTPAGDEIMVPSRRHCGLSWSEHFWKVERELEEGGAMRKGNFGDALVRVCGTVETTCILSQMLKENPDLFSDNEPLHGEVKPVPLPKTRREQP comes from the coding sequence ATGCATACAACAGCTAGTTTAATAAGGCAATTACAGGAACTGAACCTTGATCCACACGGGACCATTCTGGTCCATTCCTCATTAAAAAGTATTGGGGAAGTAGATGGAGGGGCGAACACAGTGCTGGATGTACTCAGTGAATATATGAAGGATGGGCTGCTCGTACTGCCAACTCATACATGGGCTTATATTAATGCAGACAATCCACGGTTCTCTGTTCTAGATTCCCCATCTTGTGTAGGTATATTACCGGAGCTGTTCCGTAAACGTCTAGGCGTTATTCGCTCTTGGCACCCGACACATTCAGTAGCGGCTTTAGGTGCAGATGCTAAGGAATTCACTACAGGGGATGAACGATGGGATACGCCGTGCGCCCGTGGTTCAGTGTGGGGTAAGCTGCTTGATCGAAAGGCGGAAATTGTACTGCTTGGTGTCGACCTCCGGCGAAATACGTTCATCCACGGCATTGAAGAGTGGGTCGATACTCCAGGCAGAATGACGGATAGCCATGAAGAACTGTATACGGTGACACCGGCCGGTGATGAGATCATGGTGCCTTCTCGCAGACATTGTGGTCTCTCTTGGTCGGAGCATTTTTGGAAGGTGGAGCGTGAGCTTGAAGAAGGTGGTGCTATGCGCAAGGGGAATTTTGGAGATGCGCTGGTTAGGGTATGCGGGACGGTGGAGACTACATGTATTCTAAGCCAGATGTTGAAAGAGAATCCGGATCTTTTCTCAGATAATGAACCGCTACATGGTGAAGTCAAGCCGGTACCACTTCCAAAGACGAGACGTGAACAACCTTAG
- a CDS encoding peptidylprolyl isomerase: MVMLCLVMVIAAGCGNKPTNNNASGNNGSSSGAAGNNASNETTPGEGAASNEGLPSATASHPLVTIEMGDGGIIKAELYPEVAPNTVNNFISLIQKGFYDGTIFHRVIPDFMIQGGDPDGTGMGGPGYSIAGEFSGNGFTNNLLHTEGVLSMARSQAPDSAGSQFFIMDAAYPSLDGSYAAFGKVTEGMEVVKSIVGLKTDSSDRPEEPPVMKKVTVDTLGVTYPEPQKVQ; encoded by the coding sequence ATGGTCATGTTATGCTTGGTGATGGTTATTGCAGCAGGTTGCGGCAACAAGCCTACCAATAACAATGCCAGTGGTAATAATGGAAGCAGCAGTGGAGCAGCAGGAAATAACGCAAGTAATGAGACAACTCCTGGGGAAGGCGCTGCCTCTAACGAAGGACTTCCTTCAGCTACAGCAAGCCATCCCTTAGTGACCATTGAGATGGGAGATGGAGGCATCATCAAAGCCGAGCTTTATCCTGAAGTTGCCCCAAACACCGTGAACAATTTTATCTCACTGATTCAAAAAGGATTTTATGACGGTACCATATTCCATAGAGTTATCCCTGACTTCATGATTCAAGGTGGAGACCCAGATGGTACAGGCATGGGTGGTCCAGGGTATAGTATTGCTGGAGAATTCTCCGGAAACGGGTTCACCAATAACCTGTTGCACACGGAAGGCGTTCTGTCCATGGCAAGATCGCAGGCTCCAGATTCTGCCGGTTCCCAATTCTTTATTATGGACGCAGCATATCCTAGTCTAGATGGAAGCTATGCCGCTTTTGGTAAAGTTACCGAAGGCATGGAAGTTGTTAAATCCATTGTTGGCTTGAAAACAGACAGTTCAGATCGTCCGGAAGAGCCACCAGTGATGAAGAAAGTAACCGTCGACACACTTGGCGTCACATACCCAGAACCGCAAAAGGTACAATAA
- a CDS encoding MFS transporter, translating into MLFSWKRNLIVLWVGVFFCSTAYSISIPFLSIFLSDELGVSNHLEIWSGVSFGITFLASALISPFWGSLADKYGRKPMLIRSGFSLAALYLINYFVHDPYVFLIVRVLQGLLAGFVPAAIAMVATNTPENKTGYALSIMSTAGATGSIIGPLIGGVVSYYTSNRVAFLFSAGIVLVSALIATFFAKEENFDRSAPRSHVSDDIREARSNRAFMTLLSLAGISTFSVMILEPLIPIHLLDMGIAKSSASLSSGIVFSAVGIATVLMAPQWGRIGSQKGFGMILFIGLIGGGIGNILQFFVTGYVEFAILRFAYGLFYAGVLPSVNAMIVQVIEPGFRGRAFGLNQAASQLATMAGPIIGGLLGAFIPIRWVFVINGVMLLVAAVLVKTQKLDAQIAAARPAE; encoded by the coding sequence ATGCTCTTTTCGTGGAAACGGAACTTGATCGTGCTTTGGGTGGGTGTCTTTTTCTGTAGTACGGCGTATTCGATCTCTATTCCGTTCCTGTCTATTTTTTTGAGTGACGAACTTGGGGTTTCGAATCATTTAGAGATTTGGTCTGGGGTTAGTTTTGGCATAACCTTTCTAGCCAGTGCCCTAATTTCTCCATTTTGGGGTTCACTTGCCGACAAATATGGTCGGAAGCCGATGCTTATTCGCTCGGGCTTTAGTTTGGCGGCCTTATATCTGATTAATTATTTTGTACATGATCCTTATGTTTTTCTAATCGTGCGTGTGCTGCAAGGGTTGCTTGCTGGGTTTGTTCCTGCAGCTATTGCCATGGTAGCCACGAATACACCTGAGAATAAGACCGGCTATGCCTTAAGCATTATGTCTACAGCCGGAGCAACGGGCAGTATAATTGGTCCGTTGATCGGCGGTGTAGTCAGTTATTACACTAGCAATCGGGTCGCTTTTCTATTCTCGGCTGGTATTGTTCTCGTTTCGGCACTTATTGCTACTTTTTTTGCTAAAGAGGAGAACTTTGATCGATCTGCTCCGAGGTCCCATGTAAGCGATGATATTAGGGAAGCGAGAAGTAACCGCGCATTTATGACTTTGCTATCGCTGGCAGGGATTAGCACCTTTTCTGTTATGATTCTGGAGCCGCTTATTCCGATACATCTACTTGACATGGGGATTGCCAAAAGCAGCGCCTCGCTAAGTTCAGGAATTGTATTCTCTGCTGTGGGTATTGCTACTGTGCTGATGGCTCCGCAGTGGGGTAGAATCGGAAGCCAAAAGGGCTTCGGGATGATTTTGTTTATTGGGTTGATCGGTGGAGGTATCGGTAATATTCTGCAGTTCTTTGTTACGGGGTATGTGGAGTTTGCCATTCTTCGCTTTGCCTACGGTTTGTTCTATGCAGGTGTGCTTCCGTCTGTAAATGCAATGATTGTACAAGTGATTGAGCCAGGCTTTCGTGGACGTGCTTTCGGTCTGAATCAAGCGGCATCTCAACTCGCGACAATGGCCGGGCCAATTATAGGCGGTTTATTAGGGGCGTTTATCCCGATACGCTGGGTGTTTGTGATTAATGGGGTGATGCTGCTTGTAGCAGCAGTATTGGTTAAGACCCAAAAGCTGGATGCTCAAATCGCAGCAGCTCGTCCAGCAGAATAG
- a CDS encoding RNA 2'-phosphotransferase produces MLSNAVEVSLSKFMTKLLRHTPEQYGLILDPEDGSCTLDDLLSVLLVKTPRWSEVTVGDIQQVVADCEKQRFEIEGDRIKARYGHSHTKITYEPGTPPLILYHGTHSGALHVIMEEGLRPMGRQYVHLSEGTHFASLAGSRRGNLTLLTVDTIRAGQMGVTFYYAGNEVWLATPVPPSCLNLYTP; encoded by the coding sequence ATGTTGAGCAATGCTGTAGAAGTGTCGTTAAGTAAATTTATGACTAAATTGCTTCGGCATACTCCGGAGCAATACGGTCTTATTTTGGACCCGGAGGATGGTTCCTGTACATTGGACGATTTGTTGTCTGTGCTGCTTGTGAAGACTCCTAGATGGTCTGAGGTGACTGTGGGAGATATTCAGCAAGTGGTTGCAGATTGCGAGAAGCAGCGATTTGAAATCGAAGGTGATCGAATTAAAGCACGTTACGGGCATAGTCATACGAAAATTACTTACGAGCCGGGGACTCCGCCATTGATTCTATATCACGGAACCCATTCTGGTGCGCTTCATGTCATTATGGAGGAAGGACTCCGACCAATGGGACGGCAGTATGTTCATTTGTCCGAAGGGACACATTTTGCCAGTCTGGCCGGAAGCCGCAGGGGAAATTTGACCCTGCTGACCGTTGATACGATTAGAGCAGGTCAAATGGGTGTAACCTTTTATTATGCGGGTAATGAGGTATGGCTGGCGACCCCTGTTCCGCCTTCCTGTCTTAATCTGTACACCCCGTAA
- a CDS encoding MraY family glycosyltransferase — translation MLYVLSFLVSFSIVYFLIPPLGRLAFRLDFVDKPRQDVERKIHREPIPLTASYAIFIGFFITYLAFAREFSMETIALFAGGVLLLTIGTIDDWYKTKGKDFPALPKMIVQVSAAVLVYLSGNAFTGFYNPFSGDYIVLPVVLQFLLTIIWIFGVTTVINFSDGMDGLAGALTAISAVTLFIVALAKGQSSSAVMAIALVGVTIAYLRYNKPPAKIFMGDAGATFLGFILAVIALDGAFKQATVLSLFIPILALGVPIFDNIFVVVKRFIQGKSIYQADATQAHYRLLRAGLSQKQVVAVLCLISLCLSLSSIILLLIET, via the coding sequence ATATTATACGTTTTATCGTTCCTAGTATCTTTTTCAATCGTCTACTTCCTAATTCCGCCGCTCGGCAGACTGGCTTTCCGACTTGATTTTGTGGACAAGCCTCGTCAAGACGTTGAGCGTAAAATTCATAGAGAACCTATACCGCTTACCGCCAGCTACGCCATATTCATCGGATTCTTCATCACTTATCTGGCATTTGCCCGTGAATTCTCCATGGAGACAATCGCACTATTTGCAGGGGGCGTGCTGCTGCTGACCATAGGTACCATAGATGACTGGTACAAAACAAAGGGCAAAGATTTCCCAGCGCTACCCAAAATGATTGTTCAGGTTAGTGCAGCTGTTCTTGTTTATCTTTCCGGTAATGCATTTACAGGATTCTACAACCCCTTCTCTGGGGATTATATCGTTCTCCCCGTTGTACTACAGTTTCTGTTGACGATTATCTGGATCTTCGGTGTAACAACTGTCATTAACTTCTCGGATGGTATGGATGGTTTGGCTGGCGCCTTAACTGCCATTTCCGCCGTAACACTATTTATTGTTGCGTTAGCTAAGGGGCAATCCTCTTCTGCGGTTATGGCGATTGCACTAGTCGGCGTTACCATTGCTTATCTACGTTACAATAAACCGCCTGCCAAAATCTTCATGGGCGATGCCGGGGCTACCTTTCTTGGCTTTATCCTTGCCGTAATCGCGCTCGACGGCGCATTTAAGCAAGCCACGGTTCTGTCGTTGTTCATCCCGATTCTGGCACTGGGCGTTCCGATCTTCGACAATATTTTTGTTGTCGTCAAACGCTTTATCCAAGGCAAGTCCATTTACCAGGCCGATGCGACCCAGGCTCATTACCGCCTGCTCCGTGCAGGTCTGAGCCAGAAGCAAGTCGTTGCCGTGCTATGCTTGATCAGTCTCTGCTTATCTTTATCCTCTATTATTCTGCTACTGATCGAGACTTAA
- a CDS encoding manganese-dependent inorganic pyrophosphatase: MEKTLVFGHKNPDTDTICSAIAYAALKKELGWDAEPVRLGDVSGETQFALDHFGVEAPRLVENVAGEAKQVILVDHNERQQSANDIDQVRVVEVIDHHRIANFETAHPLYYRAEPVGCTATILNKMYKENGVAIPKEIAGLMLSAIISDSLLFKSPTCTAEDVAAARELAEIAGVDAESYGLDMLKAGADLSDKSIAQLISLDAKEFKMGEYKVEIAQVNAVDVNDVLSKQAELETALTSIIDEKGLDLFLFVVTDILNNDSVGLALGRVAGAVEQAYNVKLDDNKALLKGVVSRKSQIVPVLTETIAKL, translated from the coding sequence ATGGAAAAAACATTGGTTTTTGGACACAAAAATCCGGATACGGATACCATTTGTTCTGCAATTGCTTATGCTGCACTCAAAAAGGAATTAGGCTGGGATGCTGAGCCAGTTCGTCTAGGAGACGTTAGTGGTGAAACGCAATTTGCGCTTGATCATTTTGGAGTAGAGGCTCCACGTCTCGTAGAGAACGTAGCTGGAGAAGCAAAACAGGTTATTCTTGTTGACCATAACGAACGCCAACAAAGTGCGAATGACATTGATCAAGTACGTGTGGTTGAAGTTATCGACCATCACCGGATTGCTAACTTTGAGACTGCACATCCGTTATACTATCGTGCTGAGCCAGTAGGCTGTACAGCTACTATTCTTAACAAGATGTATAAAGAAAACGGAGTTGCTATCCCTAAAGAAATCGCCGGATTGATGCTGTCTGCGATCATTTCCGATTCCTTGTTGTTTAAATCACCAACTTGCACAGCGGAAGATGTAGCTGCAGCACGCGAGCTTGCTGAAATCGCTGGTGTGGATGCAGAAAGCTATGGTCTCGACATGCTGAAAGCCGGAGCTGATCTTAGCGACAAGAGTATCGCTCAGCTTATCTCGCTGGATGCTAAGGAATTCAAAATGGGCGAATACAAAGTGGAAATCGCACAAGTAAACGCGGTGGATGTTAATGATGTTCTGTCCAAACAGGCTGAACTGGAAACAGCTCTTACTTCCATTATTGATGAAAAAGGATTGGATCTGTTCCTGTTCGTAGTTACAGATATCCTCAATAACGATTCTGTAGGTCTTGCTCTAGGCCGTGTTGCAGGCGCAGTAGAACAAGCCTATAACGTGAAGCTAGATGACAATAAAGCACTTCTAAAAGGTGTAGTATCCCGCAAATCGCAAATCGTACCCGTTCTTACAGAGACGATTGCTAAACTGTAA
- a CDS encoding mismatch-specific DNA-glycosylase: MDGIPDHLDHGLQIVFIGFNPSIRSGELGHHYANPRNNFWRILHNSGLTPRLYDASEDGELLKLGYGFTNIVARPTRGIDDITREEYNEGRELLRSKLELYRPQVACFVGKGVYTEFSRRTKANWGFQGDVPPKVDGVREFVAPSSSGLVRMPMEEIVGIYRRLAEFIQT; encoded by the coding sequence ATGGACGGAATCCCAGATCACCTAGATCACGGATTACAGATTGTTTTTATTGGTTTTAACCCCAGTATTCGTTCTGGCGAGTTAGGGCATCACTACGCGAATCCGCGAAATAATTTCTGGAGAATCTTGCACAATTCAGGACTTACTCCTAGGTTGTACGATGCGTCTGAGGACGGGGAACTGCTTAAACTGGGTTATGGTTTTACGAATATTGTTGCCAGGCCTACACGCGGAATCGACGATATTACTCGTGAGGAATATAATGAGGGCCGCGAATTGCTTCGTTCCAAGTTGGAACTATATCGCCCTCAGGTGGCTTGCTTCGTTGGAAAAGGGGTATATACGGAGTTTAGTCGTAGAACGAAAGCTAACTGGGGATTTCAAGGGGATGTACCTCCGAAGGTAGACGGTGTGCGTGAATTCGTCGCCCCTTCTTCCAGTGGATTGGTTAGAATGCCAATGGAGGAGATCGTCGGGATTTACCGTAGATTGGCTGAGTTTATACAAACCTAA
- a CDS encoding YjjG family noncanonical pyrimidine nucleotidase → MKYAVILFDADDTLFDYGMAESHALSNAFLHFGMPTGAEDYAASYQEINHALWRDLEQGKISSAALRVERFNRLFAANALELNPEAFSEAYLRFLGEGTFLIQGAIELCGELAGCRLAIITNGIKEVQTSRIQGSPLSDTFEQIIISEEAGCQKPEIGIFDYAFAKLGISDKEKVLIVGDSLTSDIQGGINYGIDTCWFNPLGKENTSGVQPKYEIRSLSELLDIVGKIANLQ, encoded by the coding sequence ATGAAATACGCTGTTATTTTATTTGATGCCGACGATACACTGTTTGATTACGGAATGGCAGAAAGCCACGCGCTATCTAACGCATTTCTACACTTTGGGATGCCCACAGGCGCTGAGGATTATGCTGCCAGTTACCAGGAGATAAACCATGCACTGTGGCGGGATTTGGAGCAAGGGAAGATTAGTTCGGCGGCATTACGTGTGGAACGGTTTAATCGGTTATTTGCTGCGAATGCGCTGGAACTAAATCCTGAGGCTTTTAGTGAAGCGTATCTACGATTCTTAGGTGAAGGAACCTTTCTGATTCAGGGAGCGATCGAGCTGTGCGGGGAGCTTGCAGGCTGCCGACTGGCAATCATCACGAACGGAATTAAGGAAGTGCAGACTTCCAGAATCCAAGGTTCGCCGCTAAGTGATACGTTTGAGCAGATCATTATCTCAGAGGAGGCTGGCTGCCAGAAGCCAGAGATAGGGATTTTTGATTATGCTTTTGCCAAATTGGGGATTTCGGATAAGGAAAAAGTGCTGATTGTCGGTGATTCCTTAACTTCGGATATTCAAGGCGGCATTAATTATGGGATCGATACCTGCTGGTTCAACCCGCTGGGTAAGGAGAACACGTCGGGTGTTCAGCCAAAATATGAAATTAGAAGCCTATCGGAGCTATTAGACATTGTAGGGAAGATAGCTAATCTTCAATAA